The following coding sequences are from one Anolis sagrei isolate rAnoSag1 chromosome 6, rAnoSag1.mat, whole genome shotgun sequence window:
- the JMJD4 gene encoding 2-oxoglutarate and iron-dependent oxygenase JMJD4, whose amino-acid sequence MDRDTFSHATKFFRDYSGLPRGASGQLHEHVDYIEKPEIFTYADFFKDYLIPNDPCVFSAKFTEGWGSRRNWVTPDGKPNFEYLLRTFGEAVVPVANCDVKEYNSNPKEHLKLKEYISYWKEHIKKNYRSPRGCLYLKDWHLHRAFPEQDVYTTPIYFSSDWLNEYWDAIAVDDYRFVYMGPKGSWTPFHADVFRSYSWSANICGKKKWLVFPPGQEEFLRDRHGHLPFDITAPDLKKSHLYPRYAQSSPPVEIIQEAGEVVFIPSGWHHQVYNLEDTISINHNWVNGCNVAIMWSFLQDELAAVQREIREWKDSMEDWHLQCQVLMKSYTGIDYKEFYNLLKIIAENRIYVLENHHPEEGASRHCYRAAISGLGMLHAVFDLKRTAKVLTSLNANEEFKKLNPEKLVPPPQALLHRLKAAIDTALL is encoded by the exons ATGGACAGGGACACCTTTTCTCACGCCACCAAGTTTTTCCGCGATTATAGCGGCCTGCCTCGGGGCGCCAGCGGCCAGCTCCACGAACATGTGGACTACATCGAAAAGCCAGAAATTTTCACGTATGCAGACTTTTTCAAGGATTACTTGATCCCCAATGACCCCTGTGTTTTCTCAGCAAAGTTCACGGAGGGCTGGGGTAGCAGGAGGAACTGGGTGACGCCCGACGGGAAGCCTAATTTTGAGTATCTTCTGCGCACATTTG GGGAGGCTGTAGTACCGGTGGCCAACTGTGATGTCAAGGAATACAATTCTAACCCAAAGGAACATCTTAAACTCAAGGAGTACATAAGTTATTGGAAggaacacattaaaaaaaactatcgCTCGCCCCGGGGCTGCCTTTACCTCAAGGATTGGCACCTGCACAG AGCTTTCCCAGAACAAGATGTTTACACCACTCCCATTTATTTCTCATCTGACTGGCTGAATGAATACTGGGATGCCATAGCCGTGGACGACTATCGCTTTGTCTACATGGGACCCAAAGGCTCATG GACTCCATTTCACGCGGACGTCTTCCGCTCCTACAGCTGGTCTGCCAATATCTGTGGGAAGAAGAAATGGCTCGTCTTTCCTCCGGGACAAGAGGAATTCCTACGAGACCGTCACGGCCACTTGCCATTTGACATCACTGCGCCTGATCTGAAGAAGAGCCATCTTTACCCACGCTACGCCCAAAGCAGCCCTCCGGTCGAAATCATACAGGAAGCCGGAGAAGTCGTCTTCATCCCAAGTGGGTGGCACCACCAGGTTTACAACCTG GAGGACACCATCTCCATCAACCACAACTGGGTCAACGGGTGTAATGTGGCCATCATGTGGAGCTTTCTCCAGGACGAGCTGGCTGCGGTCCAGCGGGAGATCAGAGAATGGAAAGACAGCATGGAGGACTGGCACCTGCAATGCCAG gTCTTGATGAAGTCTTACACAGGCATCGACTACAAGGAGTTCTACAACTTACTGAAGATTATCGCGGAAAACCGGATCTACGTCCTGGAAAACCACCATCCTGAGGAAGGCGCCTCCAGGCATTGCTACCGCGCGGCCATCTCTGGCTTGGGCATGCTGCATGCCGTCTTCGACTTGAAGAGGACTGCCAAGGTCTTGACCTCTCTGAACGCCAACGAGGAATTCAAGAAACTGAACCCCGAGAAACTTGTCCCTCCTCCTCAGGCACTCCTCCACCGCCTGAAAGCAGCAATAGACACAGCCCTCCTTTAG